Genomic segment of Salvia miltiorrhiza cultivar Shanhuang (shh) unplaced genomic scaffold, IMPLAD_Smil_shh original_scaffold_233, whole genome shotgun sequence:
TAATAATCGTCTTCTCATCCACTACCCATGGGGTAACCACAGCTCCGATCATAGCCCCCACCCCCCCATCATCAAACTCAGCAGGTGCATACTCGTTCCCTATCGGTTCCCTGAAATAAAATGCAGCAGAAACAGATTATAAAGCTACAAAATTATCAGCATTCTTATATTGAGTTGATCTTTACAAATGTAGATTATATCCATTCATcacaaaaaagtaaaataatgaAGAAAAGTAGAGGGAGCACTCACTTCCCATCTATAAGAATAAAGTTGATTCTTCGTAATGATGTTGGTCAAAAAATTTGCATTGCTTGCTACATATGCAAGCCAATCTCTTAAGCTGCTAGcacacaataataaaaattaaaagagaaGCAAGAAGCTGCTGAAATTGAAAAAGATGAAACAGAAGTAATAAATTGAAGGACTGCAGAAGAAGtaagaaaatgaaggaaaatgagAAGCAAGAAGTTGTTGGTGTTGCGAAGAAAGATAAACAGGTGTTGCAGAAAAAGACGAAAGGCGGCTGTTGCAGAAAAAATAGTGAAAGAGAAGCTAAAAAGGGAAGCGGCTGAATCAAACagagaaaaaaagaataagAGAATTGGTTGTCGCATAAAACATTTCAAATATTATctgttattaatattttaaaatgacaaATAGCAAGTATCTTGATGGTGCCAAATCAGACACATTTTCATCTAGTCATTTAAAGTTTAAATGTCAAGAAACCAGATACAAACTCCAGGAAAACATGCTTACCTCTGGGATTGGTTTATGAAGTAATGATTCAACAACAACAATCATACTTGCACAAATTAAATCGTTACCTCCAGTTCTGATTGTTGTGAAACCTCTAACTATTGGATAAGAGTACCTACATTACATGTGTAAtatgaaattaataaatattttagatGCAACAACCAATTTAATCCAAAGAAAAcattattttccattttatttgcaAATATTCATTAGGTAAGCACAAAAATTATGCATGCAATCATTCTTGAGTTGGGCCTATATTTCAACCTAAATGAGTCTTAATATAGGTGAAGGACTATATTACACTACCTTCTGATCTAATGAATCAATCATTAAAGGTACATATGGACACTTCAAGGAGCATAATACATACGTAAAACACTATTCTTTCAACTTTATGTattaaatatcaataaaacataaGTCCAACTATTATGTGTGAAGAGTGAATAAAAGAAATACAATATGCTGAAATAAAAGAGAGAATATAATCCTTGAACCAGCTGCCGCTGGGGCAGAGAAATACACCAACGCGGCATCGTTCCAATCTGCGAATCCGCCGCACGTGGAAGGCTGCATCAGCCGAAGTTTTACATTGCAGTATTTCAAGATGATAAACATTGACCACCATGTTTGATGTTCATTGTTTTCAAACCAAAATCCGATCTTGATTTTAAAAAtccaatttcaaaatttcaattaacccacaaaaaagttgaaattgaaattaGTACCAGCACTTTTAGAAACACTTCTCTAATTTCCGATGCAGTGGCCCTCAATGTATTGACTAATCTTGTGTCTTGCTTTGCACACACATTGTCTGCACAGACACACACTCACATGTGAATTCAAATATGTTGAATAAGAGATTAAGAATAGAAACAGAGAGAGATGAAGAAGCTGACTGGTTTTGCTTTTACCGTTTTGGGCAACGTTGGTCTGAGGCGGCGGCGCTAGGGCGGCGATTGATGACCGAGAAATGGTGGCCGAGTCTTCGATTGAGTTTGGTGAGCGATGTAATAGAGAAGAACGGTTATGGAATCTGGAAAAGAGTTGACGAAAGGGGTTTCAGATATTGggaatttttctttaaaatcatGAGAGAAGAATcgaaacagagagagagagagaggggggaagAAACTGATTGGTTTTGCTTTACCGTTTTGAGCAACGTTGGTCTGAGGGGGCGGCGCTAGGGCAGCAGTTGACGGCTGAAAAATGGCAGCCGAATCTTCAATTGAATTGAAAAGGGTTTTAGATGTTGAGAATTGTGGGAGAAGATCGAATCGTGGTTAATAAAATTGGAGAAAACGTGGGAGAGATAAAATCTGGCGCCAAAGTATTACCGTTAAAACTGgtgttttatataatatatagatatgacTTACTTTAAttacaagaatatgattatAAAGAAATTTGTATAGGATAAAGAAGATTGCAGACTTTTTGATTGTAAGATTTTgcttgaaaatttataaataaaaaaattactccccccGTGCCATGAAACACggcccatttcttttcggcacgggaattaaaaaatttatattttatgtgttaagtgtggtaggtgaaaaagtgaaaatgtgaataaaaggtaaattttttgtcatgtTTAGAAATAGGTCAAGCTTCATGgaacaaactaaaaaggaaattggATCATGCTTAGATCTTTTGGATTGAACCCAAAATAAATTTGTATAGAACCAATCGTCTAATGATATAATCGGATGATATttcaaagagaaaaaaaaaaggcattGCTACGTTGGAATTACTATAATACCCTTTGGTAAGGTCAAGTAACCAAAGATTGAAAACATATATGGAAAATGGACAAAACTGTCATTTCAAAATTGAGAGAAAACTCTTATTTCAAAGTTTGAACGTTGAATATGCTGCGTCAATGCGAAGATGGTCAAACCATAAAAGCAAAAAAATGATAAGGAAATAAAAGTAGGTCTATTATTATTGATCTTTCCACACAtgttaataaatatttttttttaaaaggtaCTACCAATAATTTCAACGTacaatatgatttttttttcgtagGATTTTTGTCGCTTCGTAAATTGCAGTATCGcacaaaataaaaactttaatatattattttcgAATAACAGCTGTAAATTTGCTTAGGTTGACTTGATGGCATCCCAGTCAAACACGAATATTTTCCGGTGAAAATTCAACATACTGTAATTATCAGACCGCACTGCCGCTATTATTCGTCCCAGCAAACCCAGAAGAAAcgacacacacaaacacacacacactagctttctagagagagaaactaTGCCTCCCCATTAGCCCCCGCCcctttctctctcacacacatcACAGACATGAATATTGGATCGCagctcctctctctcctctcgctCTCGCTGCTGCTGGCCTCTCTCTCCTCCGCCGAAGATGACTTCAACTGCCTGCGCGAACTCCACAGCTCGTTGTCTGACCCCGACGCCAGGCTGTCCTGGAATTTCTCCAACACCACCGCCGGCGCCGTCTGCAATTTTGCCGGCGTCAGGTGCTGGAACGACCAGGAGAACAGGGTGATAAGTTTGGACCTCTCGAATTTCAATCTCGCCGGAAATATTCCGGATGCTTTTCGACTCTGCCACAACCTTCAAATCCTGAATCTCGCCGGTAATTCGCTCTCCGGTTCGATCCCTGCGGAAATCTGCACTTGGCTGCCGTATTTGACTACTCTCGATTTGTCGCGGGATAGTTTGACCGGTGAGATACCGAGTGATCTCGCTAAATGCTCGTATTTGAACAATTTGATCTTAGATGATAACAATCTGTATGGTGCTATTCCTTACCAATTGTCTAGTTTGGGGCGATTGCAGAAGTTCTCTGTTGCGAATAATGATTTAACTGGACCTGTGCCGTCGTTCAACTATAAATTTGAGCTTAATTATGCCGGAAATAAGGGGCTCTGCGGCGGGCCGTTGGGGAAATGCGGCGGATTGAGCAAGAGGAATTTGGCGATTATCATCGCGGCGGGGGTTTTCGGCGCGGCGGCGTCGTTGGTGCTGGGATTTGGGCTGTGGTGGTATTTTGTGAGATCAAGTAAGAGGAGTAAGAGAGGGTATGGGGTTGGTAGGAGAGATGATGATTGGGCTGAGGTTTTGAGGGCTCATAAGCTTACACAGGTTACATTGTTTCAGAAGCCTCTTGTCAAGGTTAAGTTGGTGGATTTGTTGGCTGCAACCAACAATTTTAGCAGGGAGAGTGTTATAGTTTCGAGTAGGACGGGCACGACCTATAAGGCCGTGTTGCCCGATGGTTCAGCTCTTGCGATCAAGCGGCTGATTGAGTGTAAGATGGGGGAGAGGCAGTTTAGGATGGAGATGAATAGGTTGGGGCAGTTGAGGCATCCAAATTTGGTGCCCCTTTTGGGGTTTTGTGTGGTGGAGGATGAGAAGCTCTTGGTTTACAAGCATTTGTCTAATGGGACTCTTGGATCGATGCTGAGTGGCAATGCAGGCGAGTTGGATTGGACGACTAGGTTTAGGATCGCGTTGGGAGCTGCAAGAGGGCTTGCTTGGCTTCACCATGGCTGCCACCCTCCGATCCTGCACCAGAATATCAGCTCGAAAATGGTTATGCTTGACGAGGATTTTGATGCTCGGTTAATGGACTTTGGGTTGGCAAGGCTCTTGAATTCGGCTGAGTCTAATGAGAGTAGCTTTGTGTATGGTGATTTAGGGGAGATAGGATATGTTGCTCCGGAGTATTCAAGAACAATGGTTGCTTCCCTTAAAGGGGACGCATACAGTTTTGGAGTCGTGCTTCTGGAATTGGCGACTGGAAGGAAGCCTCTTGATGATGGTACCCTTGAGGACGCGTCTAAGGGCAATGTAGTCGACTGGGTGAAGCAGCTTGCTAGTTCTGGACGGATTAAAGATGCTATAGATAAGCAGTTATGTGGGAAGGGCCATGATGAGGAGATAGTTCGGTTCTTGAAGATCGCGTGTAACTGTGTCGTTTCTCAGCCCAAGGACAGGTTGTCTATGTTCCAAGTTTATGAGGGGTTGAAGAGCATGGCGGAGGAGCATGGTTTCTCAGAACAGTATGATGAATTTCCTCTGTTGTTTGCGAAGCAAGAGCCGACTAGTCCCCTTTGAATCAAGGGCAAGATGAAGGTTTGATAGTAGATTCTTGCAAATTGTTTGAAATCCATCATGAATTACTTTTCAAGATCATATCCCACTTGTGCTGAATATGTATGTATCAGTCTAATATATAGTTCATCTGCATATATTGTAAGCTTTGGCATTTTCTCGATGCTTGAAATTTGTCATAGCAATAGCTTCTTTTTATGGCTGTTTGtgtgtagatatatatatttgctcTTCTACTTCTGCTACTAGTCTTTTGAAAATTTGTGACAGTTTTCATGTACTTATTAAATTAGAACGTTACTATTTAGTATGGAAATGGGAGATCATGTTATATTTCATGTAGCAGATTGGGAGAATCTATAATGTCATTAAccactatttattttatagataCAATACTGTTGtcattttcttgtttttggtGGAAACCTTAATGAGGAAAGCACATGGATAAAGTTTGATTTCtgctaattttattttttgccaTTACATTTATTATAGATTTTGCTCAtgttatctatatatatatatatatatataaaagtaaaataagctctATCTTACATGGTgtaatagaatcactctattctaattttcctcaattctcattcattcttattttttctaaatttttaatcaacaaatttctatatatctaatttcgaacctgtcatcaacaaatttctatatatatctaatttcttatgcattaattatatcacaatcatatatatctaatttctttaatcaacaaatttctatatatctaattttgAACCTATCATCCAATCATGGCTGCATGAGGCCAAGTCTCCTGCTGCACCCCAAACCACACCCAAAGCATACCACAAATCTCAATCTAGCAACAA
This window contains:
- the LOC131003584 gene encoding probable inactive receptor kinase At1g27190: MNIGSQLLSLLSLSLLLASLSSAEDDFNCLRELHSSLSDPDARLSWNFSNTTAGAVCNFAGVRCWNDQENRVISLDLSNFNLAGNIPDAFRLCHNLQILNLAGNSLSGSIPAEICTWLPYLTTLDLSRDSLTGEIPSDLAKCSYLNNLILDDNNLYGAIPYQLSSLGRLQKFSVANNDLTGPVPSFNYKFELNYAGNKGLCGGPLGKCGGLSKRNLAIIIAAGVFGAAASLVLGFGLWWYFVRSSKRSKRGYGVGRRDDDWAEVLRAHKLTQVTLFQKPLVKVKLVDLLAATNNFSRESVIVSSRTGTTYKAVLPDGSALAIKRLIECKMGERQFRMEMNRLGQLRHPNLVPLLGFCVVEDEKLLVYKHLSNGTLGSMLSGNAGELDWTTRFRIALGAARGLAWLHHGCHPPILHQNISSKMVMLDEDFDARLMDFGLARLLNSAESNESSFVYGDLGEIGYVAPEYSRTMVASLKGDAYSFGVVLLELATGRKPLDDGTLEDASKGNVVDWVKQLASSGRIKDAIDKQLCGKGHDEEIVRFLKIACNCVVSQPKDRLSMFQVYEGLKSMAEEHGFSEQYDEFPLLFAKQEPTSPL